In a genomic window of Streptomyces noursei ATCC 11455:
- a CDS encoding ABC transporter ATP-binding protein: MTTADKQGLATDRAPGATPAGASPEAPTSAPRRGPAPGGGPMARMMGGPIDKSLNFKGSGKRLLAQMRPERGLITVALLLGVLSVALTVVGPKVLGRATDLIMAGIVGRDLPAGLTKEQAADLLRAHGQGGLADLVASMPVAPGPHTDFGAVGMVLLFVALIYVGSSVFGFVQARIATRVVQRTVFRLREQVEEKLARLPLSYFDKQQRGEVLSRATNDIDNIQQTLQQTLSQIVASLLTIVGVLGMMFWISWLLALVALVTVPVSVVVATKVGKRAQPQFVQQWKTTGKLNAHIEEMYTGHSLVKVFGRQKESAALFREQNDALYSAGFKAQFISGIIQPAMMFIGNLNYVLVAVVGGLRVASGALSIGDVQAFVQYSRQFSQPLTQVASMANLVQSGVASAERVFELLDAEEQHPDAERPARPEQVTGRVAFEGVSFRYDENKPLIEDLSLSVRPGQTVAIVGPTGAGKTTLVNLLMRFYEVRDGRITLDGVDIAEMSREELRGHIGMVLQDTWLFGGTIAENIAYGAPEGTSRDKVVEAARATHVDRFVRTLPDGYDTVIDEEGANVSVGEKQLITIARAFLAEPAILVLDEATSSVDTRTEVLIQHAMAQLRSGRTSFVIAHRLSTIRDADVILVMENGSIVEQGTHDTLLSADGAYARLYAAQFAEAVTEAG; encoded by the coding sequence ATGACCACCGCGGACAAACAGGGCTTGGCCACCGACCGGGCCCCGGGGGCGACGCCCGCCGGTGCCTCCCCGGAGGCGCCCACGTCGGCCCCCCGCCGCGGCCCGGCCCCCGGCGGCGGTCCGATGGCCCGCATGATGGGCGGCCCGATCGACAAGTCCCTGAACTTCAAGGGCTCCGGCAAGCGGCTGCTGGCCCAGATGCGGCCGGAGCGCGGCCTGATCACGGTCGCGCTGCTGCTCGGCGTGCTCAGCGTGGCGCTGACCGTCGTCGGCCCCAAGGTGCTGGGCCGGGCCACCGACCTGATCATGGCCGGCATCGTCGGCCGCGACCTGCCCGCGGGGCTGACCAAGGAGCAGGCCGCCGACCTGCTGCGGGCGCACGGCCAGGGCGGGCTCGCCGACCTGGTCGCCAGCATGCCGGTGGCCCCCGGCCCGCACACCGACTTCGGCGCGGTGGGCATGGTCCTGCTCTTCGTCGCGCTGATCTACGTCGGCTCCTCCGTCTTCGGCTTCGTCCAGGCCCGGATCGCCACCCGCGTCGTGCAGCGCACCGTCTTCCGGCTGCGCGAGCAGGTCGAGGAGAAGCTCGCCCGGCTGCCGCTGAGCTACTTCGACAAGCAGCAGCGCGGCGAGGTGCTCTCCCGCGCCACCAACGACATCGACAACATCCAGCAGACGCTCCAGCAGACCCTCAGCCAGATAGTGGCCTCGCTGCTGACGATCGTGGGCGTGCTGGGCATGATGTTCTGGATCTCCTGGCTGCTGGCCCTGGTCGCCCTGGTCACGGTGCCGGTCTCGGTCGTCGTCGCCACCAAGGTCGGCAAGCGCGCCCAGCCCCAGTTCGTCCAGCAGTGGAAGACCACCGGCAAGCTCAACGCGCACATCGAGGAGATGTACACCGGACACTCCCTGGTCAAGGTCTTCGGCCGGCAGAAGGAGTCCGCCGCGCTGTTCCGCGAGCAGAACGACGCGCTCTACTCCGCGGGCTTCAAGGCCCAGTTCATCTCCGGCATCATCCAGCCCGCGATGATGTTCATCGGCAACCTCAACTACGTCCTGGTGGCCGTGGTCGGCGGCCTGCGCGTCGCCTCCGGCGCGCTGTCCATCGGCGACGTCCAGGCGTTCGTCCAGTACAGCCGCCAGTTCAGCCAGCCGCTGACCCAGGTCGCCTCGATGGCCAACCTCGTCCAGTCCGGCGTGGCCTCCGCCGAGCGGGTCTTCGAACTCCTCGACGCCGAGGAGCAGCACCCCGACGCCGAGCGGCCCGCCCGCCCGGAGCAGGTCACCGGCCGGGTCGCCTTCGAGGGCGTCTCCTTCCGCTACGACGAGAACAAGCCGCTCATCGAGGACCTCTCGCTGTCCGTCCGCCCCGGCCAGACCGTCGCCATCGTCGGCCCGACCGGCGCCGGCAAGACCACCCTGGTCAACCTCCTGATGCGGTTCTACGAGGTCCGCGACGGCCGGATCACCCTCGACGGCGTGGACATCGCGGAGATGTCCCGTGAGGAGCTGCGCGGCCACATCGGCATGGTCCTCCAGGACACCTGGCTCTTCGGCGGCACCATCGCCGAGAACATCGCCTACGGCGCCCCCGAGGGGACCTCCCGCGACAAGGTCGTCGAGGCCGCCAGGGCCACCCACGTCGACCGCTTCGTCCGCACCCTTCCCGACGGCTACGACACCGTCATCGACGAGGAGGGCGCCAACGTCTCGGTGGGCGAGAAGCAGCTCATCACCATCGCCCGGGCCTTCCTCGCCGAGCCGGCCATCCTCGTCCTGGACGAGGCCACCAGCTCGGTCGACACCCGCACCGAGGTGCTGATCCAGCACGCCATGGCCCAACTCCGCAGCGGCCGCACCAGCTTCGTCATCGCGCACCGCCTCTCCACCATCCGGGACGCCGACGTCATCCTGGTGATGGAGAACGGCTCGATCGTCGAACAGGGCACCCACGACACCCTGTTGTCCGCGGACGGTGCCTACGCCCGCCTGTACGCGGCCCAGTTCGCGGAGGCCGTGACGGAGGCGGGGTAG
- a CDS encoding ABC transporter ATP-binding protein: MLVRLARAHLRPYRRSISLIVLLQLIQTLATLYLPTLNADIIDNGVVAGDTGYIFRVGGFMIAVTVLQIACAIGAVYFGARTAMALGRDIRAAVFDRVQSFSAREVGRFGAPSLITRTTNDVQQVQMLVLMTFTMMVSAPIMCVGGIAMALNQDVPLSALLLVIVPVLGILVSLIVRRMRPLFRGVQERIDTVNRVLREQIAGIRVIRAFVRDRYERERFAGANTGLYDISIRAGRLMSMMFPLVMLIVNLSSVAVVWFGGLRIDAKEMEIGALTAFLSYLMYILMSIMMATFMVMMLPRAEVCAERIQEVLTTESSVTPPAAPVGTLRRHGELELRDVEFRFPGAEQPVLKDISLTARPGETTAVIGSTGSGKSTLLGLVPRLFDATGGTVLVDGEDVRTLAPETLAAVIGLVPQKPYLFSGTVASNLRYGNPDATDDELWHALEIAQARDFVERMEGGLHAPIAQGGTNVSGGQRQRLAIARALVRKPEIYLFDDSFSALDYATDAALRAALARETDRATVVIVAQRVSTIRGADRIVVLDEGRIVGTGTHGELMAGNETYREIVLSQLTEQEAA; encoded by the coding sequence GTGTTGGTCCGACTCGCGCGGGCGCATCTGCGGCCCTACAGGCGCTCCATATCCCTGATCGTCCTGCTCCAGCTGATACAGACGCTGGCCACGCTCTATCTGCCGACCCTCAACGCCGACATCATCGACAACGGTGTCGTGGCCGGCGACACGGGCTACATCTTCCGCGTCGGCGGCTTCATGATCGCGGTGACGGTGCTCCAGATCGCCTGCGCGATCGGCGCGGTGTACTTCGGCGCCCGCACGGCCATGGCGCTGGGCCGGGACATCCGGGCCGCGGTCTTCGACCGGGTGCAGTCGTTCTCCGCCCGCGAGGTGGGGCGCTTCGGCGCGCCGTCGCTGATCACCCGCACCACCAACGACGTCCAGCAGGTCCAGATGCTGGTCCTGATGACGTTCACGATGATGGTCTCGGCGCCGATCATGTGCGTCGGCGGCATCGCCATGGCGCTCAACCAGGACGTGCCGCTGTCGGCGCTCCTCCTGGTCATCGTCCCGGTCCTCGGGATCCTCGTCTCACTGATCGTGCGTCGGATGCGTCCGCTGTTCCGCGGCGTGCAGGAGCGCATCGACACCGTCAACCGCGTGCTGCGCGAGCAGATCGCCGGCATCCGCGTCATCCGCGCCTTCGTCCGTGACCGGTACGAGCGCGAGCGGTTCGCCGGGGCCAACACCGGTCTCTACGACATCTCGATCCGCGCCGGCCGGCTGATGTCGATGATGTTCCCGCTGGTCATGCTGATCGTGAACCTCTCCAGCGTGGCCGTGGTCTGGTTCGGCGGGCTGCGCATCGACGCCAAGGAGATGGAGATCGGGGCGCTGACGGCCTTCCTCAGCTACCTGATGTACATCCTGATGTCGATCATGATGGCGACGTTCATGGTGATGATGCTGCCGCGCGCCGAGGTCTGCGCCGAGCGCATCCAGGAGGTGCTGACGACCGAGTCCAGCGTCACCCCGCCCGCCGCACCGGTCGGCACGCTGCGCCGGCACGGCGAACTGGAGCTGCGGGACGTGGAGTTCCGCTTCCCCGGCGCCGAGCAGCCGGTCCTGAAGGACATCTCCCTGACCGCCCGCCCCGGCGAGACCACCGCCGTCATCGGCTCCACCGGCTCCGGCAAGTCCACCCTCCTCGGGCTGGTGCCCCGGCTCTTCGACGCCACCGGCGGCACGGTCCTGGTCGACGGCGAGGACGTGCGCACCCTGGCCCCGGAGACGCTGGCCGCGGTGATCGGCCTGGTGCCGCAGAAGCCGTACCTCTTCTCCGGCACGGTCGCCAGCAACCTGCGGTACGGCAACCCGGACGCCACCGACGACGAGCTGTGGCACGCCCTGGAGATCGCGCAGGCCCGGGACTTCGTCGAGCGGATGGAGGGCGGCCTGCACGCGCCGATCGCGCAAGGGGGCACCAACGTCTCCGGCGGTCAGCGACAGCGCCTGGCGATCGCCCGCGCCCTGGTCCGCAAGCCGGAGATCTACCTCTTCGACGACTCCTTCTCGGCCCTGGACTACGCCACCGACGCGGCTCTGCGCGCCGCACTGGCCCGGGAGACCGACCGGGCCACCGTGGTGATCGTCGCCCAGCGGGTCTCCACGATCCGCGGCGCCGACCGGATCGTGGTCCTGGACGAGGGCCGGATCGTGGGCACCGGCACCCACGGCGAGTTGATGGCCGGCAACGAGACCTACCGGGAGATCGTGCTCTCCCAGCTCACCGAGCAGGAGGCGGCATGA
- a CDS encoding MoaD/ThiS family protein — protein MEAARAPRREEAAVTTTGTVRYWAAAKAAAGAAEEPYAAATLAEALDAARTAHTANPEFARVLLRCSFLVDGVQVGSRDHAEVPLTQGGTVEVLPPFAGG, from the coding sequence ATGGAGGCGGCAAGAGCCCCCCGACGTGAAGAGGCCGCCGTGACAACAACTGGCACCGTGCGCTACTGGGCCGCGGCCAAGGCCGCCGCCGGCGCCGCAGAGGAGCCGTACGCGGCGGCGACGCTCGCCGAGGCACTGGACGCGGCGCGCACCGCGCACACCGCGAACCCGGAGTTCGCCCGCGTCCTGCTGCGCTGCTCCTTCCTGGTGGACGGCGTCCAGGTCGGCTCCCGCGATCATGCGGAGGTACCGCTGACCCAGGGCGGCACCGTCGAGGTCCTGCCGCCGTTCGCCGGAGGATGA